In Oryzias melastigma strain HK-1 linkage group LG16, ASM292280v2, whole genome shotgun sequence, a single genomic region encodes these proteins:
- the znf628 gene encoding zinc finger protein 91, whose product MANSVALVVQAELLPPQSAASLSPFPTLLVSGEDGDEDRETGEMADGDKSVGKGGEEVVLDMVTSAVSGAPQQHDQSDHPFQCLDCGKSFRWSSRLTHHQRSHNNERPYRCSLCPKAFKGSSALLYHQRSHSGEKPYKCQDCGKAFKRSSLLQVHQSVHTGVRTFLCPYCPLTFKWSSHYQYHLRQHTGECPYPCDTCPKAFKNSSSLRRHKNVHLGLKPYTCSVCNKSFTQSTNLRQHMRIHTGERPYICGECGRSFTHSSNLALHKNSHSSLNAGQKEGKKGVEGGKANEVVEVVVGTEEVTSSMLTDMVGFVSQEGADGVGVGMEEVFLSTAAPGSNPDLLPQLTLAPSGEAVCTTRAIGTEVHLSTGSGASVLLYSCGSCSSTFSTRRQLEEHQAIHMAPEEHRAGGEAGQGAGMEVGDGLVGAGHLLADFEEVVETTSVAESGHSTEVLLGLADGGSTVCPQSVATTQAQFDLLQSFTEVTQNSSAAQPEARTTWAGLSCGYCNKTFKTSGGLNRHVSLMHALSSQSRSQFSCSACDRSFPLLSSLLTHQHSHTPEQRLLAEAEAEIVCPPSLSLSLPLPSSPGQADKQQESQGELHVNIVAVGQEQEEQSAKATKPHKKTGSSKSTPAGERPYRCLECGKAFKGSSGLKYHMRDHTGEKPYRCTECGKSFKRSSLLSIHQRVHTGVRAFQCPHCPLTFKWSSHYQYHLRQHTGERPYVCKECGKSFKNTSCLRRHSQMHSGLRPHRCSICSKSFSQTSNLKQHERTHSGERPFQCTHCTKSFTHSSNLQLHLRTHSLRKDYKCPYCSKEFVMHSYLQRHIRTHGSDVALPDGGGKDGMAVKANVGGVTTTTTLLNPITLKASDNSLIVSQPALNIPPNTSQNYFMIQTASGLQLIPLSSPTPVSPPPPPPPPPPPQTQSQNFLLLQCPLNNGSQSSLILVPAANNPPPPPDPQSLPVLQTIQSFQPVVSQTQTQIPQFPAVSQQQQTRIIITNNNNNAHPPVSMTTPSILTSSLLTKPILGRSTRTARGRRGRKPKAALQESATVPVTPTVGGAVPVTNCAVESGPLPESAASAAPVSSPSALSLVPSCPLSTSSSPVAPTLLSPSSTAGCELAVSMAATAPVCSADSPGGEADSSVREGESLMGKRLVLCFDSEEQAKDGVSLEQAGESYVLRFEGNEPGEVFDDVVGGDRQSLVLQFKTDGEGDGEKGGDKGGMMSLLQEWGEEKQTGSQAGGEGTQGESYVLHFHTEAEDSGPPTASFSQEQDNSLQLPCIPNQSLVPLDGQEVVFELGSEAKMEQEGEEGMQMIALIKGEGGMVGESSTGCNSAGGAVTEEERAMESIFQLEHGDEIVIIEVSTSGLREGRVEPEAEGEAAHGGDVKGESVTPESNENPGKKHSSSECVDQQASAEDVENEDAISNSKESQFSA is encoded by the exons ATGGCAAATTCTGTGGCCTTGGTTGTCCAGGCAGAACTCCTGCCACCTCAGTCTGCTGCCTCCCTATCTCCTTTTCCAACGCTTCTCGTCTCGGGAGAGGATGGCGATGAAGACCGGGAGACGGGGGAGATGGCAGATGGAGACAAAAGTGTTGGGAAAGGCGGAGAGGAAGTGGTTCTGGACATGGTGACATCAGCGGTTTCGGGTGCGCCTCAGCAGCACGACCAGTCGGATCATCCATTCCAGTGCCTGGACTGCGGCAAGAGCTTCAGGTGGTCGTCCAGGCTGACCCACCACCAGCGGAGCCACAACAACGAGAGACCCTACCGCTGCAGCCTCTGCCCCAAGGCTTTCAAGGGCTCATCTGCTCTGCTCTACCACCAACG GTCTCATTCAGGGGAGAAGCCTTACAAATGCCAAGACTGTGGCAAGGCTTTCAAGCGCTCATCTCTTCTCCAG GTCCATCAGAGTGTTCACACGGGGGTCCGCACTTTTTTGTGCCCCTATTGTCCCCTGACTTTCAAGTGGAGTTCTCACTATCAGTACCACCTGCGGCAGCACACTGGAGAGTGCCCGTACCCCTGTGACACTTGCCCCAAGGCTTTCAAGAACTCCAGCAGCCTCAGGCGACACAAAAACGTCCATCTTGGCTTGAAGCCCTACACGTGCTCGGTGTGCAACAAGTCCTTCACCCAGTCCACAAACCTGAGGCAGCACATGAGGATACACACAGGCGAGCGGCCGTACATCTGCGGCGAGTGTGGGCGAAGCTTCACACATTCGTCCAACTTAGCGCTACACAAAAACTCTCACTCCAGCCTCAACGCAGGACAGAAGGAGGGGAAGAAGGGAGTTGAAGGAGGGAAAGCAAATGAAGTAGTGGAGGTGGTCGTCGGGACGGAGGAAGTAACGTCGTCCATGTTGACGGACATGGTGGGATTTGTGAGCCAGGAAGGGGCGGATGGAGTCGGGGTGGGGATGGAGGAAGTGTTCCTGTCAACCGCTGCTCCTGGCTCGAATCCAGATCTCCTGCCACAACTCACCCTCGCTCCCTCCGGGGAGGCCGTGTGCACGACCAGGGCCATCGGCACCGAGGTTCACCTGAGCACTGGCTCCGGGGCCAGCGTGCTGCTGTACAGCTgcggcagctgcagcagcacctTCAGCACACGGAGGCAGCTGGAGGAGCACCAGGCCATCCACATGGCTCCTGAGGAGCACCGAGCCGGTGGAGAGGCGGGACAAGGGGCAGGGATGGAGGTCGGGGATGGACTTGTGGGTGCTGGACACCTCCTGGCTGATTTTGAGGAAGTTGTGGAGACGACTTCGGTGGCTGAAAGCGGACACTCGACTGAGGTGCTACTTGGGTTAGCAGATGGTGGTAGTACA GTCTGTCCTCAGAGTGTGGCCACCACCCAGGCTCAGTTTGATCTTCTGCAAAGCTTCACAGAGGTGACTCAGAACTCCAGTGCTGCTCAACCAGAGGCCAGAACCACATGGGCTGGGCTGTCATGTGGCTACTGCAATAAGACCTTCAAGACCAGCGGAGGCCTCAACAGACATGTGTCACTG ATGCACGCCCTTTCATCGCAGTCCCGCTCCCAGTTCAGCTGCTCCGCCTGTGACCGTTCTTTCCCACTTCTCTCCTCGCTGCTCACCCACCAGCACTCCCACACCCCGGAGCAGCGTCTCCTGGCCGAGGCGGAGGCCGAGATAGTGTGTCCTCCCTCGCTTTCCCTGTCGCTCCCTCTGCCGTCCTCTCCAGGTCAGGCCGATAAGCAGCAGGAGTCTCAGGGGGAGCTGCACGTCAACATCGTCGCTGTTGgacaggagcaggaggagcagtcGGCCAAGGCAACGAAACCCCACAAAAAGACAGGATCCAGTAAGAGCACTCCGGCTGGAG AGAGGCCATACCGCTGTTTAGAGTGTGGAAAAGCCTTCAAAGGTTCGTCTGGGCTGAAGTATCACATGAGGGATCACACCGGGGAGAAGCCCTACCGCTGCACAGAGTGTGGAAAGAGCTTCAAGAGGTCGTCCCTGCTCTCTATTCATCAGAGG GTACATACGGGAGTGCGAGCATTCCAGTGCCCTCACTGTCCTCTTACCTTCAAATGGAGCTCTCACTACCAGTACCACTTACGGCAGCACACAGGTGAAAGGCCATATGTGTGTAAAGAGTGTGGCAAGTCCTTCAAGAACACCAGCTGCCTGCGCAGACACAGTCAGATGCATTCTGGACTGCGGCCTCACAGATGCTCCATCTGCTCCAAGTCATTCTCGCAGACGTCAAATCTCAAGCAG CATGAACGAACTCATTCTGGGGAGAGACCTTTTCAGTGCACCCACTGCACCAAAAGTTTCACGCACTCTTCGAATCTTCAGCTTCACCTTCGCACACACTCATTACGCAAAGACTACAAATGCCCTTACTGCTCCAAAGAGTTCGTCATGCACTCGTATCTGCAGAGACACATTCGCACACACGGCAGTGACGTTGCCCTGCCGGACGGTGGGGGTAAAGATGGCATGGCTGTGAAAGCCAATGTGGGAGGAGTCACAACCACCACAACCCTGCTCAACCCCATCACTCTGAAAGCCTCGGATAACAGTCTGATTGTCTCCCAGCCAGCACTTAATATTCCTCCAAACACCTCCCAGAACTATTTTATGATTCAGACCGCCAGCGGCCTGCAGCTCATTCCTCTCTCCTCCCCTACACCGgtttctcctcctccaccccctcctcctccacctcctcctcagacCCAGTCACAAAACTTTCTCCTCCTGCAGTGCCCCTTAAATAACGGCAGCCAGTCGAGTTTGATTCTGGTTCCTGCCGCAAACAACCCTCCTCCGCCGCCTGATCCTCAGTCCCTTCCTGTCCTTCAGACCATACAGTCATTCCAGCCCGTCGTCagccaaacacaaacacagatacCCCAATTTCCAGCTGTTTCTCAGCAACAGCAGACCAGAATCATAATTACCAACAATAATAACAATGCACACCCTCCCGTCTCCATGACAACTCCCAGCATCTTAACCAGCTCCCTGCTGACCAAGCCCATATTAGGGAGGAGCACGCGGACAGCGCGGGGTCGCCGGGGGCGCAAACCCAAAGCCGCTCTTCAAGAATCTGCAACAGTTCCTGTCACTCCAACTGTAGGGGGAGCTGTTCCTGTTACAAACTGTGCAGTGGAGAGTGGCCCCCTCCCTGAAAGTGCAGCTTCAGCTGCCCCCGTGTCCTCGCCCTCTGCTCTGTCCCTGGTTCCCAGCTGTCCCCTGTCAACATCCTCCTCGCCCGTTGCCCCAACGCTTCTTTCTCCATCTTCCACCGCCGGATGCGAGCTGGCCGTCTCCATGGCCGCTACAGCACCTGTATGTTCTGCTGATTCTCCAGGGGGGGAAGCTGATTCTTCTGTCAGGGAGGGGGAAAGTCTGATGGGGAAACGGCTGGTTTTATGTTTTGACAGTGAAGAACAAGCAAAAGATGGAGTGAGTCTCGAGCAGGCCGGGGAGTCATATGTGCTACGGTTTGAGGGAAATGAACCCGGGGAGGTCTTTGATGATGTGGTGGGGGGAGATAGACAATCACTTGTGTTGCAGTTCAAGACAGACGGGGAAGGTGATGGTGAGAAGGGGGGAGATAAAGGAGGTATGATGTCACTTCTGCAGGAATGGGGTGAAGAAAAACAGACCGGGAGCCAAGCTGGAGGCGAAGGCACCCAGGGGGAGTCTTACGTTCTCCACTTTCATACTGAGGCAGAAGACAGTGGTCCACCCACAGCATCCTTCAGCCAAGAGCAGGACAACAGCCTGCAGCTGCCCTGCATTCCTAACCAAAGTTTAGTACCCCTGGATGGACAGGAGGTGGTGTTTGAACTCGGAAGTGAAGCAAAAATGGAGCAAGAAGGCGAGGAGGGTATGCAGATGATAGCCCTGATTAAAGGAGAAGGAGGGATGGTGGGAGAGAGCAGCACAGGTTGTAACAGTGCAGGGGGCGCAGTGACTGAAGAAGAGCGAGCAATGGAAAGTATATTTCAGCTGGAACACGGGGATGAAATTGTAATAATTGAAGTCAGCACAAGTGGCTTAAGAGAAGGTAGAGTGGAGCCAGAGGCAGAAGGGGAGGCCGCACACGGCGGGGACGTGAAGGGCGAAAGCGTCACACCAGAGTCCAACGAAAACCCTGGAAAGAAACACAGTTCATCAGAGTGTGTGGATCAACAAGCATCAGCTGAAGACGTGGAAAACGAGGACGCCATATCTAACTCCAAAGAGAGTCAGTTCTCTGCCTGA
- the nat14 gene encoding N-acetyltransferase 14: MVRLELDQVVMRRMKEDDIEIVKALIKEGCEGTENRLVLHILTRPLCLFVLAVFSSVLRCLVHSFILALAIPVFLLIIFLKITMPRSTGVLGSSRPYWDYVGSSYRGTQDEILSNPYSRISGRTPVTKKPRRRTGCKDKEMSSEKITPEREQTAGQVWVAECEGEIVGCVFRESESRAGIARICRLVTGCWYRREGLGRLLLQSLENREREAGAHRVYAHVPYPSKVGEAFFRKVGYLQLGEVENEEEEDDEIKNETPEKGFMGYPLTKVFYKDL, from the exons ATGGTGAGGCTGGAGCTGGACCAGGTAgtgatgaggaggatgaaggaggACGACATCGAGATAGTCAAGGCCCTcataaag gaGGGCTGCGAGGGCACGGAGAACCGCCTCGTCCTTCACATCCTGACTCGTCCGCTCTGCCTCTTCGTCCTGGCTGTTTTCTCTTCTGTCCTGCGCTGCCTTGTCCATTCTTTCATTCTGGCCCTCGCCATCCCAGTCTTCTTGCTGATCATCTTCCTCAAAATCACCATGCCACGCTCCACGGGGGTTTTGGGCAGCAGTCGTCCTTACTGGGACTATGTTGGCAGCAGCTACAGAGGGACGCAGGATGAGATTCTGTCGAACCCGTACAGCAGGATCAGCGGGAGGACTCCGGTGACAAAGAAG ccAAGGCGAAGAACTGGGTGCAAAGACAAGGAAATGTCTTCCGAAAAGATCACCCCAGAGAGGGAGCAGACCGCCGGTCAGGTGTGGGTCGCTGAGTGCGAGGGAGAGATTGTGGGCTGCGTCTTCCGGGAGAGTGAGAGCCGAGCAGGCATCGCAAGGATCTGCAGACTCGTGACAGGCTGCTGGTATCGCAGGGAGGGTCTGGGGCGACTGCTGCTCCAGAGTCTGGAGAACAGAGAGAGGGAGGCTGGAGCTCACAGGGTGTACGCACACGTCCCTTACCCATCCAAAGTGGGGGAAGCTTTCTTTAGAAAAGTGGGTTATCTGCAGCTAGGGGAAGTAGaaaatgaagaggaggaggacgatGAGATAAAGAATGAGACTCCAGAGAAAGGCTTCATGGGATACCCTCTCACAAAGGTTTTCTACAAAGACTTGTGA
- the aicda gene encoding single-stranded DNA cytosine deaminase produces the protein MLSFVPSVLLPKKKFIYHYKNMRWARGRHETYLCFVVKRRVGPESLSFDFGHLRNRNGCHVELLFLRHLSALCPGLWGYGATGQGRVSYSITWFCSWSPCANCSFRIAQFLSQTPNLRLRIFVSRLYFCDMEDSREREGLRMLKKVGVHITVMSYKDYFYCWQTFVARKQSKFKPWDGLHQNSVRLSRKLNRILQPFETEDFRDAFKLLGL, from the exons ATGCTTTCATTCGTTCCTAGTGTGCTTCTACCCAAAAAGAAGTTCATCTACCATTACAAGAACATGCGCTGGGCAAGAGGTCGACATGAAACCTACCTCTGCTTTGTGGTGAAAAGGAGAGTGGGTCCAGAATCACTGTCCTTTGACTTTGGACATCTCCGCAATCGTAATGGCTGTCATGTGGAG CTTTTGTTCCTGCGCCACCTGAGTGCTTTGTGTCCTGGTTTATGGGGATATGGAGCAACTGGACAGGGAAGGGTCAGCTATTCCATCACCTGGTTTTGCTCTTGGTCCCCTTGTGCCAACTGTTCTTTTAGAATAGCCCAGTTTCTCAGCCAGACCCCCAATCTCCGTCTTAGGATTTTTGTCTCCCGTCTGTATTTCTGTGACATGGAGGACAGCCGTGAGAGAGAAGGCTTGCGGATGCTGAAAAAAGTTGGTGTTCACATCACAGTCATGAGTTACAAAG ATTACTTTTATTGCTGGCAAACCTTTGTGGCTCGGAAACAAAGCAAATTTAAACCCTGGGATGGACTGCACCAAAACTCTGTTCGGCTTTCAAGGAAACTCAACCGCATCTTACAG CCCTTTGAGACAGAAGATTTCAGAGATGCATTCAAGCTTCTTGGACTGTGA